The Helianthus annuus cultivar XRQ/B chromosome 15, HanXRQr2.0-SUNRISE, whole genome shotgun sequence genomic sequence ATTGCTGACTAGAACATAAACTAGTTCTTTTTTGTGTATGTATACACTAAACTAATGGTGGGAATATACCTGAAATGGGAGAAATAACAGACTCTTGTACAAATTTACCCGAGTTATGTGGATCCGGGACCCACACAATCTCGCTCATATTCGGGGACTCCACAAACGCCATTGTAAACTCTCCCACCTTTTCTACCTTGCCCCTTTTCCCGGCTCGTAGCACCAAACGATTGCTTCGACTGTAAGAGAATATGCCATTTGACAAATGCACAATGTCTCCAGGTTTAAATGCGTCGCACTCTTCATTCCATAGTTGAAAGTGAACCGATGCAGACTCGTCTGCAACCAATGCCAAACATGTCTTGTTTTGACCACCTCCTTCTGACGTTATAGTCCCTTTCTCCAAAATTATGAACCGTGCGTTTATGTTGTTTCTTGCTGATGGCGCGATGTCTTTCAAAGATAGCATATTTGATACTACCAACAAGCCAAGAAACTGTTTCTAGTTAGCTAAATATCTTAAAACTCCATCCTAGAGATGGTTGTTAATCCTGAATATCGCCCGAACACCATCGATATCCGTGCCGGTATTCGTTGGAAGCACACAATTTAAGGGTGTTTTTTAAGGAAGAACATACCAGCATTAAATTCAAAGATATAAGCTCACGAACACGTTTGTTACACAAATACAAAAGCAACGTTCAAATAAGTTGAATAGAAACAGAGTTACCTGTATCTGCAGATGACAGATTGCCACTAGGGTTTGGAACAAGACTCCAACTTTATTTAGGGTTCAACAATGATTTATATTTTGTGCACATGCTTGTACAGTACAACCTCTTTAAGCATTCAGGGTCAGTCAGTCAAGTCTTTTACGACGACCCGGGTGAAACGTTGACCGGGAAGATCTTATGATCTCAGTCGAAGCAAAATAATCAAAATTCGAAACCCTTATTAATTCCCAATTTGCAAC encodes the following:
- the LOC110911372 gene encoding SOSS complex subunit B homolog, whose translation is MLSLKDIAPSARNNINARFIILEKGTITSEGGGQNKTCLALVADESASVHFQLWNEECDAFKPGDIVHLSNGIFSYSRSNRLVLRAGKRGKVEKVGEFTMAFVESPNMSEIVWVPDPHNSGKFVQESVISPISGIFPPLV